One region of Duncaniella freteri genomic DNA includes:
- a CDS encoding MATE family efflux transporter codes for MHYTQQSKRSVQKERGFLRKFALSKKQRIMKSQPNTYIKTYKNILRLGLPILIGQLGTIVVGFADNIMVGHYSTEALASASFVNNLFNCGLFACLGFTYGITPIVASLFSRKMDNEIGSTMRSAVKLNVAFSLAVTLIMTIFFLNVERMGQPEELIPIIKPYFMIYLAGVVPVSLFNVFAQWSYAVNNTRMPMWIILGANALNIIGNYMLIYGNCGMPEMGLTGAGVSTLTARLLSAGLMMGAFFGRKRYASYAKAFMRGVPVRGMARKLNRTSWPVAVQMGLESGSFTFAAIVAGWLGTIELASFQIIVIVGMLGFCLYYSVGSATSVLVANACGLNDTREMRRIAFGGYHVTIAIGTVSSLAFIFGGRFLISAFTTDPAVLAMTMTLIIPLVLYQLGDATQISFANALRGTSNVMPMLWIAFVSYVIIGAPATYLLAIPAGMGVTGIILSFSASLFFAGGCFAYFFFRTVRGGN; via the coding sequence GTGCATTATACACAGCAATCGAAGAGATCCGTACAAAAAGAACGCGGATTTTTGCGTAAATTTGCACTTTCTAAAAAACAGAGGATCATGAAATCACAACCGAACACGTATATAAAAACCTACAAGAACATCCTACGGCTCGGGCTTCCGATACTCATAGGTCAGTTGGGTACAATCGTAGTGGGGTTTGCGGACAACATAATGGTGGGCCACTATTCGACCGAGGCACTTGCCTCGGCATCGTTTGTGAACAATCTGTTCAACTGCGGGCTCTTTGCCTGCCTGGGATTCACCTATGGCATAACCCCTATCGTGGCATCGCTATTCAGCAGGAAGATGGACAACGAGATCGGCTCCACCATGAGATCGGCAGTGAAACTCAATGTGGCGTTCTCGCTTGCCGTGACGTTGATAATGACAATATTCTTCCTGAATGTGGAGCGTATGGGTCAGCCCGAGGAGCTCATACCCATAATCAAGCCTTACTTCATGATATACCTTGCAGGAGTGGTGCCGGTGTCGCTGTTCAATGTGTTTGCGCAGTGGTCGTACGCCGTAAACAACACAAGGATGCCGATGTGGATAATACTTGGAGCCAATGCGCTGAATATCATCGGCAACTATATGCTCATATACGGCAACTGTGGAATGCCTGAAATGGGGCTGACAGGTGCCGGAGTGAGCACCCTGACAGCGCGCCTCCTGAGTGCCGGACTGATGATGGGAGCGTTCTTCGGCAGAAAGAGGTATGCCTCCTATGCCAAGGCGTTCATGAGAGGGGTTCCGGTGCGAGGCATGGCACGCAAACTCAACCGTACATCATGGCCTGTGGCTGTGCAGATGGGGCTTGAGTCGGGGTCGTTCACATTCGCCGCGATTGTGGCGGGATGGCTCGGCACGATAGAGCTGGCGTCGTTCCAGATAATAGTCATAGTGGGCATGCTTGGTTTCTGCCTCTACTACAGCGTGGGCTCAGCCACAAGTGTGCTCGTAGCGAATGCCTGCGGGCTTAACGACACCCGAGAGATGCGCAGGATCGCTTTCGGAGGATATCATGTGACCATCGCCATCGGGACAGTGTCGTCGCTTGCGTTCATATTCGGAGGGAGGTTTCTGATTTCGGCATTCACCACTGACCCTGCCGTTCTCGCCATGACAATGACCCTCATTATTCCGCTTGTGCTCTACCAGTTGGGCGACGCCACACAGATAAGTTTCGCCAATGCACTGAGAGGCACATCGAATGTGATGCCGATGCTGTGGATAGCATTCGTGAGCTATGTGATAATAGGCGCGCCTGCCACATATCTGCTTGCCATACCGGCAGGGATGGGTGTGACAGGGATCATCCTGAGCTTCTCAGCGTCGCTGTTCTTTGCCGGAGGATGCTTCGCGTATTTCTTCTTCCGGACAGTGAGGGGAGGGAACTGA
- a CDS encoding cytochrome ubiquinol oxidase subunit I has protein sequence MTDLMTVVDWSRGLFALTAMYHWLFVPLTLGLSVIVGVMETLYYRSRSQEWLKATKFWMTLFGINFAMGVATGIILEFEFGTNWSNYSWFVGDIFGAPLAIEGLLAFFMEATFIAIMFFGWNKVSPGFHLASTWLTTAGASISALWILVANAWMQYPVGMEFDPAQMRNVMDDFWAVAFSPVAVHKFLHAVFDGWVLAAVFVMGVSAYLIMRGKRREMAMRSVKVAGWVGAAGMVLTLWSGDSSAVDVARVQPMKLAAMEGLYDGGRGEEIVAFGILDPSKTLDDGKDPFIMKIAIPYGLSILANHDMNSFVPGINDIIAGRSMNAEGDSIDTVSYAERMAMGKKSHEALRQFDRALTEGDTAAMDAARAEIKENYPFFGYGYLDSAEEAVPPVGITFYSFHIMVLAGGYLTLFIAIALWSAYKRRRLWETRWWQWVAMLSVAVVWICSEAGWVTAEVGRQPWIIQDLMPARAAISAIPSGTVIITFVLFAAVFTALLAAEAVIMVKQINKEEE, from the coding sequence ATGACTGACCTAATGACAGTAGTCGACTGGTCGAGAGGCCTGTTTGCCCTCACCGCCATGTACCATTGGCTCTTCGTGCCTCTGACGCTCGGACTCAGCGTAATTGTAGGTGTAATGGAGACGCTCTATTACCGCAGCCGGAGCCAGGAATGGCTCAAAGCGACCAAATTCTGGATGACGCTCTTCGGCATAAACTTCGCGATGGGTGTCGCCACAGGCATAATCCTGGAGTTTGAGTTCGGGACCAACTGGAGCAACTATTCATGGTTTGTGGGGGACATCTTCGGAGCACCTCTTGCCATCGAAGGCCTGCTCGCCTTCTTCATGGAGGCAACATTCATCGCCATCATGTTCTTCGGCTGGAACAAGGTAAGCCCTGGGTTCCATCTGGCATCGACGTGGCTCACCACAGCGGGCGCATCCATATCAGCCTTATGGATACTCGTAGCCAATGCCTGGATGCAGTATCCGGTGGGTATGGAATTCGACCCGGCACAGATGCGCAATGTGATGGACGACTTCTGGGCTGTGGCATTCTCGCCGGTGGCTGTGCACAAGTTTCTACACGCAGTGTTTGACGGCTGGGTGCTCGCGGCGGTATTCGTGATGGGAGTGAGCGCCTATCTGATAATGCGCGGCAAGCGCAGGGAGATGGCAATGCGCTCGGTGAAGGTGGCAGGATGGGTAGGAGCTGCCGGAATGGTGCTCACCCTGTGGAGCGGTGACAGTTCGGCAGTCGACGTTGCCCGCGTGCAGCCCATGAAGCTCGCTGCCATGGAGGGACTGTACGACGGAGGCAGAGGCGAGGAGATAGTGGCATTCGGCATACTCGATCCGTCAAAGACCCTCGATGACGGCAAGGACCCTTTCATAATGAAAATAGCGATTCCCTACGGGCTGTCGATACTCGCCAACCATGACATGAATTCATTTGTGCCCGGCATAAACGACATCATAGCTGGACGCAGCATGAACGCCGAAGGGGACTCGATCGACACTGTGAGCTATGCCGAGCGCATGGCGATGGGAAAGAAGTCGCATGAGGCATTGAGGCAGTTTGACCGCGCCCTCACCGAAGGTGACACCGCGGCAATGGACGCTGCAAGGGCTGAGATAAAGGAGAACTATCCCTTCTTCGGCTACGGATATCTTGACAGTGCCGAGGAGGCAGTGCCGCCGGTAGGGATCACATTCTACTCGTTCCACATCATGGTGCTTGCGGGAGGCTATCTCACGCTGTTTATCGCGATAGCCCTGTGGAGCGCGTACAAGAGACGCCGACTGTGGGAAACCCGCTGGTGGCAGTGGGTGGCGATGCTGTCGGTGGCAGTGGTGTGGATATGCTCCGAGGCAGGATGGGTCACCGCGGAAGTGGGACGCCAGCCCTGGATCATACAGGATCTCATGCCGGCACGCGCAGCGATCTCGGCAATACCTTCGGGAACGGTGATAATCACTTTTGTGCTCTTCGCGGCAGTGTTCACAGCGTTGCTTGCCGCCGAAGCCGTAATTATGGTCAAACAGATTAACAAAGAGGAGGAATAA
- a CDS encoding DNA gyrase/topoisomerase IV subunit A, with product MSDDKDPKILVDTTDDVVKHELRGMYQSWFLDYASYVILERAVPHIDDGLKPVQRRILHSMKLLDDGRFNKVANIVGNTMQFHPHGDASIYEALVQLGQKDLLVETQGNWGNILTGAGAAAGRYIEARLSHFAMDVVFNPKVTEWTLSYDGRKKEPVTFPMKFPLLLSQGVEGIAVGLSSKILPHNFNEIIDAAIAHLKGEEFTLYPDFPTGGSIDVSRYNDGERGGSVRIRAKIEKVDNKTLAITEIPYGKTTATLIESILKAFESGKIKIRKVDDNTAETANILVHLLPGTSSDRTIDALYAFTDCEVSVSPNCCVISEKKPHFIGVSDVLRHNVEHTRSILGKELEIQLGEVREQLHFASLERIFIEERIYKDKEYEESENREQAIAHIHRRLEPWAPKLIRPVTDDDIIRLFEIKMGRILKFNSRKSEEQIAAYLERIEELNGHLAHLTEYTIDWYKRLKSKYGASYPRLTQIRSFDNIQAATVAEANEKLYINREEGFIGTSLKKDEFLCNCSSIDDVIIFYKDGRYKVVKVQEKLSVGKGVIHVDVFKRNDERTIYNVIYQDGKGGTYYMKRFRVTGVTRDKEYNLTPGKPGTKVKYFTANPNGEAEVVKVTLKPKLRLKTLQFDIDFSELAIKGRGALGNIVTRNEVHSFTKKSDGVSTLGGRDVWFDPDVNRLNYDGRGNYLGEFNSGDLVLVIMKSGEYYTSTFDASNHYPENILRIEKYNSHKAWTAILNDADQGYPYLKRFTFEPTTKPQRYLGENENSTLILLSDAAGLRVEVTYAGADSVRPPLEVVAREFVAVKSYKAKGKRLTTYAIDSVTELEPLEDPEIGEEFEEESDENTTRENATEEFIEKSDDEIRDELTGQTRLFE from the coding sequence ATGAGCGACGATAAAGACCCGAAGATACTTGTAGACACGACTGACGATGTGGTGAAGCACGAATTGAGAGGAATGTACCAGAGCTGGTTTCTCGACTATGCCAGCTATGTGATCCTGGAACGTGCCGTGCCGCATATCGATGACGGGCTTAAGCCTGTGCAGCGACGCATCCTACACTCGATGAAGCTGCTGGACGACGGACGTTTCAACAAGGTGGCCAACATCGTGGGCAACACCATGCAGTTCCACCCTCACGGCGACGCGTCGATCTATGAGGCTCTGGTGCAGTTAGGGCAGAAGGACCTGCTGGTGGAGACACAGGGAAACTGGGGAAATATACTTACCGGCGCGGGAGCCGCCGCGGGCCGATACATCGAGGCACGCCTGTCGCATTTTGCCATGGATGTGGTGTTCAACCCTAAGGTGACAGAATGGACTCTAAGTTACGACGGACGCAAGAAGGAGCCGGTGACTTTCCCGATGAAGTTCCCCCTGCTTCTGTCGCAGGGTGTCGAGGGCATAGCCGTGGGGCTTTCGTCAAAGATTCTTCCCCATAATTTCAACGAGATAATCGATGCGGCGATAGCCCACCTCAAGGGTGAGGAGTTCACGCTGTACCCTGACTTCCCCACAGGAGGCTCCATAGATGTGTCGCGCTACAACGACGGAGAGCGCGGAGGCTCGGTGAGGATACGCGCCAAGATCGAGAAGGTCGACAACAAGACACTCGCCATCACTGAAATCCCCTACGGCAAGACCACCGCAACGCTCATCGAGTCGATACTCAAGGCTTTCGAGAGCGGAAAGATAAAGATACGCAAGGTGGACGACAATACAGCGGAGACTGCCAACATACTGGTGCATCTGCTCCCGGGAACATCAAGCGACCGCACCATCGACGCCCTGTACGCGTTCACGGACTGCGAGGTGTCGGTGTCGCCCAACTGCTGCGTCATATCGGAGAAGAAACCCCACTTCATAGGGGTGAGCGATGTGCTGCGCCACAATGTGGAGCACACCCGCTCGATTCTCGGGAAGGAGCTTGAGATACAGCTCGGAGAGGTGAGAGAACAGCTCCACTTCGCATCGCTCGAACGGATATTCATCGAAGAGCGCATATACAAGGACAAGGAATACGAGGAGAGCGAGAACCGCGAACAGGCAATAGCCCACATACACCGCCGCCTGGAGCCGTGGGCTCCCAAACTGATACGCCCTGTGACGGACGATGACATCATACGCCTGTTCGAAATAAAGATGGGACGCATCCTAAAGTTCAACTCGCGCAAGAGCGAGGAGCAGATAGCCGCCTATCTTGAAAGAATCGAAGAGCTGAACGGACACCTGGCGCACCTGACCGAATATACCATAGACTGGTACAAGAGGCTTAAATCCAAATACGGAGCATCCTATCCGCGCCTGACACAGATACGCAGCTTCGACAATATACAGGCCGCCACGGTGGCTGAGGCAAACGAGAAACTGTACATCAACCGCGAGGAGGGGTTCATAGGCACTTCGCTCAAAAAGGATGAGTTCCTGTGCAACTGCTCAAGCATCGACGATGTGATAATCTTCTATAAGGACGGACGGTACAAGGTGGTGAAAGTGCAGGAGAAACTGTCGGTGGGCAAAGGTGTGATACACGTGGATGTGTTCAAACGCAACGACGAGAGGACCATCTACAATGTGATATACCAGGACGGCAAGGGCGGAACCTACTACATGAAACGATTCCGCGTGACCGGAGTGACCCGCGACAAGGAGTATAACCTCACACCGGGGAAACCCGGCACCAAGGTGAAGTATTTCACAGCCAACCCCAACGGCGAGGCAGAGGTGGTGAAGGTGACACTGAAACCTAAACTGCGCCTGAAGACACTGCAATTCGACATAGACTTCTCGGAGCTCGCCATCAAGGGGCGCGGAGCCTTAGGCAACATAGTGACACGCAACGAGGTGCATTCGTTCACTAAGAAGAGCGACGGAGTGTCGACGCTCGGAGGCAGGGATGTGTGGTTCGACCCGGATGTAAACCGCCTCAATTATGACGGCAGGGGCAATTACCTGGGAGAGTTCAACAGCGGGGACCTTGTGCTGGTGATAATGAAGAGCGGAGAGTACTACACCTCGACATTCGACGCGTCAAACCATTATCCCGAGAATATACTGCGCATAGAGAAATACAATTCCCACAAGGCTTGGACCGCCATACTCAACGATGCCGACCAGGGGTATCCCTACCTGAAACGATTCACATTCGAGCCCACTACCAAACCGCAACGCTATCTTGGCGAGAATGAGAATTCGACACTCATACTCCTATCGGACGCAGCAGGGCTGAGAGTGGAAGTGACTTACGCGGGAGCCGACTCGGTGAGACCGCCGCTCGAGGTAGTAGCCCGGGAGTTTGTGGCCGTGAAGTCATACAAGGCAAAGGGGAAACGCCTCACCACCTATGCAATTGACAGTGTGACCGAGCTCGAACCGCTGGAGGATCCTGAAATCGGAGAAGAATTTGAAGAAGAATCCGACGAGAACACGACCAGGGAGAACGCCACCGAGGAGTTCATCGAGAAAAGCGATGACGAGATAAGGGACGAGCTGACAGGTCAGACACGATTGTTCGAATAG
- a CDS encoding CatB-related O-acetyltransferase yields MSILSILRNYFYYRIACRRQVRLSPLAIVAGGSTFEGMNRILSRTQFRGSMGRGSYISHSSNLDASIGRFSSIGARVRVIQGAHPYKAPYVSTSPYFFSDAGQCGVSVLDKPVYDEHRYADPGRRHAVVIGSDVWIGTDARLIAGVTVADGAVVLAGAMVTKDVPPYAIVGGVPARILGYRYDESAIARLLDIRWWDRDMSWINARHHLFTSLPSFLSSI; encoded by the coding sequence ATGAGTATTCTGAGCATTCTTCGCAACTATTTCTATTACCGCATAGCCTGCCGCAGGCAGGTAAGGCTCTCCCCCCTTGCCATAGTGGCTGGAGGCAGCACGTTCGAGGGGATGAACCGTATCCTTTCGCGCACACAGTTCCGCGGCTCCATGGGGCGTGGCAGCTACATAAGCCACTCATCCAACCTTGATGCCAGCATAGGCCGCTTCTCCTCCATCGGTGCGCGCGTCAGAGTCATCCAGGGGGCACATCCCTACAAGGCTCCTTATGTGTCCACCTCCCCATACTTCTTCTCCGATGCGGGGCAGTGCGGCGTCTCCGTTCTCGATAAGCCGGTCTATGACGAGCATCGTTATGCCGATCCCGGCCGGCGGCACGCCGTGGTCATAGGTTCCGACGTCTGGATAGGCACCGATGCGCGCCTCATAGCCGGAGTGACAGTCGCGGATGGGGCTGTTGTCCTTGCCGGGGCTATGGTCACCAAGGATGTCCCCCCCTATGCCATTGTGGGAGGAGTCCCCGCACGCATCCTCGGATACCGCTACGACGAGTCGGCTATAGCCCGCCTGCTCGATATCCGTTGGTGGGACCGTGACATGTCCTGGATCAATGCCCGCCACCATCTGTTCACCTCCCTTCCCTCTTTCCTATCCTCCATCTGA
- a CDS encoding S41 family peptidase — protein MRNIFFITSLISAIFMGLTSCHKIEERADDPRGNFEALWSILDEHYCFFKEKGVDWDQVHDKYACRIGSEMTREELFIVCADMLDELRDGHVNLSAPFNTSYYRKWWSDYPQNFNKRLIEESYFNFNYRQSSGMIYGLLENNIGYIYYENFSATVGEGNLDYALNFLAAARGLIIDIRDNGGGSLTNVETLVARFIDRPTLVGYISHKTGPGHDDFSEPYAITYNPAGPGRVRWAKPVVVLTNRSTFSAANNFASVMKLLPGVRIAGATTGGGSGMPYSSEIPCGWSVRFSACSMLDANGVSTEGGVTPTEGCAVDMDPQDALNGKDTILEKAMELLNN, from the coding sequence ATGCGAAACATATTTTTCATAACATCCCTGATATCAGCCATATTTATGGGGCTGACCTCCTGCCATAAGATAGAGGAGCGTGCCGATGATCCGCGAGGCAATTTCGAAGCCTTGTGGAGCATCCTTGACGAGCACTACTGCTTCTTCAAAGAAAAGGGGGTGGACTGGGACCAGGTGCATGATAAATATGCATGTCGAATAGGGAGCGAGATGACCCGAGAGGAGCTGTTCATAGTGTGTGCCGACATGCTTGACGAGCTGCGCGACGGACATGTGAACCTGTCGGCACCGTTCAACACATCGTACTACCGCAAATGGTGGAGCGACTATCCTCAGAATTTCAACAAGCGTCTCATAGAGGAGAGCTATTTCAATTTCAACTACCGGCAGTCGTCGGGGATGATATACGGACTTCTTGAAAACAATATCGGGTATATCTACTACGAAAACTTCTCGGCTACCGTCGGTGAGGGGAACCTCGACTACGCACTCAACTTCCTCGCGGCGGCTCGCGGGCTCATAATAGACATACGCGACAACGGCGGCGGCTCGCTGACCAATGTGGAGACCCTCGTGGCCCGGTTCATAGACCGCCCCACCCTCGTAGGCTACATATCGCACAAGACAGGTCCGGGTCACGATGATTTCTCCGAGCCTTATGCCATCACCTATAATCCTGCCGGACCCGGGCGTGTGCGCTGGGCAAAGCCGGTGGTAGTTCTCACCAACCGCTCGACATTCTCAGCCGCCAACAATTTCGCCTCGGTGATGAAGCTGCTGCCTGGCGTGAGGATAGCGGGAGCCACCACAGGAGGAGGATCGGGCATGCCTTACTCCTCGGAGATACCATGCGGATGGAGCGTGAGGTTCTCGGCGTGCTCCATGCTTGACGCCAACGGAGTGTCGACAGAGGGGGGAGTGACCCCGACAGAGGGATGTGCCGTGGATATGGACCCGCAGGACGCCCTCAACGGCAAGGACACCATACTTGAAAAAGCCATGGAACTGCTCAACAATTAA
- a CDS encoding LTA synthase family protein: MKLLISSQSFKDTFIDYSASAMALWSILCVFTLSIGDSLRLFYNVLYFIGDSALLLAPVWLLPRRLRWLSVVPVWLTSVYLTASSMYFRYWGDLLPLSSVFEPDNWNSFVFGSISHLLAWSDVVMCILPLGLLVFLLWRRRKYAPANLSWKWRSAGFAASVFIWVMAEICSFYHMSGYLASIEKDNSVGEIFNYRFGDEYAYSRMHDLSLSWKSGYVYFMVNNIKSLGDIQERLVLDENYKESLSRALRSLGGVDNSGRYVSNRDKNLILIIVESLNSGVLTDYGQRLAPELCSLMEKPGTISCLRIYDQVKSGCSSDGQLIYNTGLLPLESGCLAQQFAGNSFPSLAKSLRPRPSIECIVEDGRVWNHKETTLAYGYDALYDAGEIRRLGMDPLEVGGDRAVFEMALQKIGSLPEPFFAQVVTLSMHFPFQDPGIDRLAWIDRITGISPSERNYLQSVAYFDRQLGWFLGMLKAKGIYDRSVIVIASDHDRPYKSVDGIIDSTESLPIAFIALNTGGATRLIDKDAWQMDVYPTILDIMGVTGTDYRGLGTSLVTPDDSLPGTGIPVEEIAGISEKIIRSDFFR; this comes from the coding sequence ATGAAACTCTTAATTTCCAGCCAATCTTTTAAGGACACTTTCATAGATTATTCTGCATCCGCAATGGCATTGTGGAGCATTCTGTGTGTGTTCACTTTGAGTATCGGTGATAGTCTCAGGCTGTTCTACAATGTATTGTACTTTATAGGCGACTCGGCATTGCTGCTTGCCCCTGTATGGCTCCTTCCGCGTCGGTTGAGATGGCTGTCGGTCGTGCCTGTGTGGCTTACGTCGGTGTATCTTACCGCAAGCTCCATGTACTTTCGCTACTGGGGTGACCTGTTGCCGTTGTCGTCGGTCTTTGAGCCGGACAACTGGAACTCTTTTGTGTTCGGAAGCATTTCCCATCTGTTGGCTTGGAGCGATGTGGTCATGTGCATCCTCCCTTTAGGGCTGCTTGTGTTCCTGCTGTGGCGTCGGCGTAAGTATGCCCCTGCAAATCTTTCCTGGAAATGGAGATCGGCAGGCTTTGCAGCATCAGTGTTCATATGGGTAATGGCTGAGATATGTTCATTCTATCATATGAGTGGATATCTGGCAAGCATTGAGAAGGACAATTCTGTTGGCGAAATATTTAATTACAGATTTGGTGATGAATATGCTTATAGCAGGATGCACGACCTATCACTTTCATGGAAGTCAGGCTATGTCTATTTCATGGTCAATAATATAAAATCATTAGGTGATATTCAGGAGCGATTGGTGCTTGATGAAAATTACAAGGAATCCTTGAGTCGGGCTCTCCGGTCCTTGGGTGGAGTTGATAATTCCGGTCGGTATGTTTCCAACAGGGACAAAAACCTGATATTGATAATCGTTGAATCACTTAATTCCGGAGTCCTTACGGATTATGGTCAGCGTCTTGCCCCTGAGCTCTGTTCCTTAATGGAAAAGCCGGGGACAATTTCATGCCTTAGGATTTATGATCAGGTCAAGTCCGGATGTTCGAGTGATGGGCAGCTCATATATAATACAGGTCTTCTGCCATTGGAGTCAGGATGTTTGGCTCAGCAGTTTGCCGGCAACTCTTTCCCCTCTCTGGCAAAAAGCCTCCGTCCGCGTCCATCTATAGAATGTATCGTGGAGGATGGGCGTGTATGGAACCATAAGGAGACCACTCTGGCATACGGTTACGACGCATTGTACGATGCCGGAGAGATAAGACGCCTTGGCATGGACCCTCTCGAAGTCGGAGGTGACAGGGCTGTATTCGAGATGGCTCTTCAGAAGATCGGCTCGCTCCCCGAGCCCTTCTTTGCCCAGGTCGTCACCCTGTCGATGCACTTTCCGTTTCAGGACCCCGGCATAGACAGGCTCGCATGGATTGACCGCATCACCGGCATCTCCCCATCCGAGCGCAACTATCTGCAATCTGTGGCATATTTCGACCGTCAGCTCGGGTGGTTTCTCGGCATGTTGAAGGCTAAAGGGATCTACGACCGTTCCGTGATAGTGATAGCCTCTGATCATGACCGTCCTTATAAGTCCGTCGACGGAATCATCGACAGCACCGAGAGCCTCCCTATAGCTTTCATCGCGCTCAACACCGGAGGCGCGACACGCCTCATCGATAAGGATGCCTGGCAGATGGATGTCTATCCCACCATTCTTGACATAATGGGAGTCACAGGCACGGATTACCGCGGGCTCGGCACCTCACTTGTCACCCCCGACGACTCCCTCCCGGGCACCGGAATACCTGTGGAGGAGATTGCCGGCATCTCTGAAAAGATAATACGTTCCGATTTTTTCCGATAA
- a CDS encoding DUF4492 domain-containing protein has product MEIRQNIFMRIARFYIEGFRSMTVGRKLWAIIIIKLIFIFLVMKLFFFPDILKRDYATDEERAGAVREELIDRSL; this is encoded by the coding sequence ATGGAAATACGGCAGAACATATTCATGAGAATCGCTCGATTCTATATAGAAGGTTTCCGGTCCATGACAGTGGGCAGAAAACTCTGGGCCATAATCATCATCAAGCTCATATTCATATTTCTTGTGATGAAACTGTTTTTCTTTCCCGATATTCTCAAGCGGGACTACGCCACGGATGAAGAGAGAGCCGGAGCTGTGAGGGAAGAACTGATCGACAGGTCGCTGTGA
- a CDS encoding DUF3316 domain-containing protein, which translates to MKHIIAIISALCLGAAAADAQDYGSATLAERQIMYYEGTTTQQHEESKPLRPVHASYTIEAGSARLADTYLTPLKYRGWHTGVDYTRYQAMGFDPENWTMSLHAGIGIDRCENPAGNASMWSLMLNADWGMMRKFRPAQSLTLAAGGSTGLTAGCLYNDRNGNNPASAKGAWTINLTGYAAYQLRIGKLPVTLMYRPTLPVTGVFFAPDYGELYYEIYLGNDKGLVHGAWWGNYFSLDNLLTADLHLGSTNLRLGYRANIFSSKVNDTVTHIYNHSFVIGISGEWLSFNPRKPHSRKARSISPIF; encoded by the coding sequence ATGAAACATATTATCGCGATCATATCTGCCCTCTGCCTCGGGGCGGCTGCCGCCGATGCCCAGGACTATGGCTCAGCCACGCTTGCCGAAAGGCAGATCATGTACTACGAAGGCACGACGACTCAACAGCATGAGGAGAGCAAACCGCTGCGGCCGGTGCATGCCTCATACACTATCGAGGCAGGATCGGCACGCCTTGCGGACACCTATCTCACGCCTCTAAAGTATCGAGGATGGCACACAGGTGTGGACTACACGCGCTATCAGGCAATGGGATTCGACCCGGAGAACTGGACCATGAGCCTGCACGCCGGAATAGGTATAGACCGCTGCGAGAACCCTGCCGGGAACGCCTCGATGTGGAGCCTCATGCTCAACGCCGACTGGGGCATGATGAGGAAGTTCCGTCCGGCGCAAAGCCTTACCCTCGCCGCCGGCGGCTCCACCGGACTCACCGCAGGATGCCTCTACAATGACCGCAACGGCAACAATCCGGCATCCGCCAAGGGGGCATGGACCATCAACCTCACCGGCTACGCGGCATATCAGCTGCGCATAGGCAAGCTCCCGGTGACCCTCATGTACCGCCCCACCCTACCGGTGACAGGGGTGTTCTTCGCGCCCGACTATGGTGAACTGTACTATGAAATCTATCTGGGCAACGACAAGGGTCTGGTGCACGGAGCCTGGTGGGGCAACTATTTCTCACTTGACAATCTGCTTACAGCCGACCTGCACCTTGGCTCGACCAATCTCAGGCTCGGCTACCGCGCCAATATCTTCTCATCGAAAGTGAACGATACTGTGACCCACATATATAACCATTCGTTCGTGATAGGAATAAGCGGCGAGTGGCTGTCGTTCAACCCGAGAAAGCCACATTCGCGGAAAGCGAGAAGCATTTCACCGATATTTTAA